In a single window of the Globicephala melas chromosome 10, mGloMel1.2, whole genome shotgun sequence genome:
- the FRS2 gene encoding fibroblast growth factor receptor substrate 2 isoform X2 yields the protein MELTDTELILYTRKRDSVKWHYLCLRRYGYDSNLFSFESGRRCQTGQGIFAFKCARAEELFNMLQEIMQNNSINVVEEPVVERNNHQTELEVPRTPRTPTTPGFAAQNLPNGYPRYPSFGDASSHPSSRHPSVGSARLPSVGEESTHPLLVAEEQVHTYVNTTGVQEERKNRASVHVPLEARVSNAESNTPKEEPSNIEDRDPQILLEPEGVKFVLGPTPVQKQLMEKEKLEQLGRDQVSGSGANNTEWDTGYDSDERRDAPSVNKLVYENLNGLSLPSASGLRRGRLPSTSTSDTQNINNSAQRRTALLNYENLPSLPPVWEARKLSRDEDDNLGPKTPSLNGYHNNLDPMHNYVNTENVTVPASAHKIEYSRRRDCTPTVFNFDIRRPSLEHRQLNYIQVDLEGGSDSDNPQTPKTPTTPLPQTPTRRTELYAVIDIERTAAMSNLQKALPRDDGTSRKTRHNSTDLPM from the exons ATGGAACTTACAGACACGGAACTGATTTTATACACTCGCAAACGTGACTCGGTAAAATGGCACTACCTCTGCCTCCGACGCTATGGCTATGATTCgaatctcttttcttttgaaagtggTCGAAGGTGTCAAACTGGACAAG GAATCTTTGCCTTTAAGTGTGCTCGTGCAGAAGAATTATTTAATATGTTGCAAGAGATTATGCAGAATAATAGTATAAATGTAGTGGAGGAGCCAGTTGTTGAAAGGAATAATCATCAGACAGAATTGGAAGTCCCCAGAACACCTCGAACACCTACAA ctCCAGGGTTTGCTGCTCAGAACTTACCTAATGGATATCCCCGATACCCCTCATTTGGAGACGCTTCATCCCATCCTTCAAGCAGACATCCTTCTGTGGGAAGTGCACGCCTGCCTTCAGTAGGTGAAGAGTCTACACATCCCTTGCTTGTGGCTGAGGAACAA gtACATACCTATGTCAACACTACAGGTGTACAAGAAGAACGGAAAAACCGTGCAAGTGTGCATGTCCCATTGGAGGCGAGGGTTTCTAATGCTGAAAGCAACACACCAAAAGAAGAACCAAGTAATATTGAGGACAGGGACCCTCAGATTCTTCTTGAACCTGAAGGAGTCAAGTTTGTCTTAGGACCAACCCCAGTTCAAAAGCAATtaatggaaaaagagaaactgGAACAACTTGGAAGAGATCAAGTCAGTGGAAGTGGTGCGAATAACACGGAATGGGACACTGGCTATGACAGTGATGAACGAAGAGACGCGCCCTCTGTTAACAAACTGGTGTATGAAAATCTAAATGGGCTATCTCTCCCCAGTGCGTCAGGGCTCAGGAGAGGTCGTCTGCCGTCCACCAGTACCTCAGATACCCAGAATATCAACAACTCAGCTCAGAGAAGAACTGCATTGTTAAACTACGAAAATCTACCATCTTTGCCTCCTGTTTGGGAAGCCCGCAAGCTAAGTAGGGATGAAGATGACAATTTAGGACCAAAGACCCCATCTCTAAATGGCTACCATAATAATCTTGATCCAATGCATAACTATGTAAATACAGAGAATGTAACAGTGCCGGCAAGTGCTCACAAAATAGAATATTCAAGGCGTCGGGACTGTACACCGACAGTCTTTAACTTTGATATCAGACGCCCAAGTTTAGAACACAGGCAGCTCAATTACATACAGGTTGACTTGGAAGGTGGCAGTGACTCTGACAACCCTCAGACTCCAAAAACGCCTACCACTCCCCTTCCACAGACCCCTACCAGACGCACAGAGCTGTATGCTGTGATAGACATCGAGAGAACTGCTGCTATGTCAAATCTGCAGAAAGCACTGCCACGAGACGATGGTACATCTAGGAAAACTAGACACAATAGTACTGATCTGCCCATGTGA
- the FRS2 gene encoding fibroblast growth factor receptor substrate 2 isoform X1, translating to MGSCCSCPDKDTVPDNHRNKFKVINVDDDGNELGSGIMELTDTELILYTRKRDSVKWHYLCLRRYGYDSNLFSFESGRRCQTGQGIFAFKCARAEELFNMLQEIMQNNSINVVEEPVVERNNHQTELEVPRTPRTPTTPGFAAQNLPNGYPRYPSFGDASSHPSSRHPSVGSARLPSVGEESTHPLLVAEEQVHTYVNTTGVQEERKNRASVHVPLEARVSNAESNTPKEEPSNIEDRDPQILLEPEGVKFVLGPTPVQKQLMEKEKLEQLGRDQVSGSGANNTEWDTGYDSDERRDAPSVNKLVYENLNGLSLPSASGLRRGRLPSTSTSDTQNINNSAQRRTALLNYENLPSLPPVWEARKLSRDEDDNLGPKTPSLNGYHNNLDPMHNYVNTENVTVPASAHKIEYSRRRDCTPTVFNFDIRRPSLEHRQLNYIQVDLEGGSDSDNPQTPKTPTTPLPQTPTRRTELYAVIDIERTAAMSNLQKALPRDDGTSRKTRHNSTDLPM from the exons ATGGGTAGCTGTTGTAGCTGTCCAGATAAAGACACTGTCCCAGATAACCATCGGAACAAGTTTAAG gtcATTAATGTGGATGATGATGGGAATGAGTTAGGTTCTGGCATAATGGAACTTACAGACACGGAACTGATTTTATACACTCGCAAACGTGACTCGGTAAAATGGCACTACCTCTGCCTCCGACGCTATGGCTATGATTCgaatctcttttcttttgaaagtggTCGAAGGTGTCAAACTGGACAAG GAATCTTTGCCTTTAAGTGTGCTCGTGCAGAAGAATTATTTAATATGTTGCAAGAGATTATGCAGAATAATAGTATAAATGTAGTGGAGGAGCCAGTTGTTGAAAGGAATAATCATCAGACAGAATTGGAAGTCCCCAGAACACCTCGAACACCTACAA ctCCAGGGTTTGCTGCTCAGAACTTACCTAATGGATATCCCCGATACCCCTCATTTGGAGACGCTTCATCCCATCCTTCAAGCAGACATCCTTCTGTGGGAAGTGCACGCCTGCCTTCAGTAGGTGAAGAGTCTACACATCCCTTGCTTGTGGCTGAGGAACAA gtACATACCTATGTCAACACTACAGGTGTACAAGAAGAACGGAAAAACCGTGCAAGTGTGCATGTCCCATTGGAGGCGAGGGTTTCTAATGCTGAAAGCAACACACCAAAAGAAGAACCAAGTAATATTGAGGACAGGGACCCTCAGATTCTTCTTGAACCTGAAGGAGTCAAGTTTGTCTTAGGACCAACCCCAGTTCAAAAGCAATtaatggaaaaagagaaactgGAACAACTTGGAAGAGATCAAGTCAGTGGAAGTGGTGCGAATAACACGGAATGGGACACTGGCTATGACAGTGATGAACGAAGAGACGCGCCCTCTGTTAACAAACTGGTGTATGAAAATCTAAATGGGCTATCTCTCCCCAGTGCGTCAGGGCTCAGGAGAGGTCGTCTGCCGTCCACCAGTACCTCAGATACCCAGAATATCAACAACTCAGCTCAGAGAAGAACTGCATTGTTAAACTACGAAAATCTACCATCTTTGCCTCCTGTTTGGGAAGCCCGCAAGCTAAGTAGGGATGAAGATGACAATTTAGGACCAAAGACCCCATCTCTAAATGGCTACCATAATAATCTTGATCCAATGCATAACTATGTAAATACAGAGAATGTAACAGTGCCGGCAAGTGCTCACAAAATAGAATATTCAAGGCGTCGGGACTGTACACCGACAGTCTTTAACTTTGATATCAGACGCCCAAGTTTAGAACACAGGCAGCTCAATTACATACAGGTTGACTTGGAAGGTGGCAGTGACTCTGACAACCCTCAGACTCCAAAAACGCCTACCACTCCCCTTCCACAGACCCCTACCAGACGCACAGAGCTGTATGCTGTGATAGACATCGAGAGAACTGCTGCTATGTCAAATCTGCAGAAAGCACTGCCACGAGACGATGGTACATCTAGGAAAACTAGACACAATAGTACTGATCTGCCCATGTGA
- the CCT2 gene encoding T-complex protein 1 subunit beta has product MASLSLAPVNIFKAGADEERAETARLSSFVGAIAIGDLVKSTLGPKGMDKILLSSGRDASLMVTNDGATILKNIGVDNPAAKVLVDMSRVQDDEVGDGTTSVTVLAAELLREAESLIAKKIHPQTIIAGWREATKAARQALLNSAVDHGSDEVKFRQDLMNIAGTTLSSKLLTHHKDHFTKLAVEAVLRLKGSGNLEAIHVIKKLGGSMVDSYLDEGFLLDKKIGVNQPKRIENAKILIANTGMDTDKIKIFGSRVRVDSTAKVAEIEHAEKEKMKEKVERILKHGINCFINRQLIYNYPEQLFGAAGVMAIEHADFAGVERLALVTGGEIASTFDHPELVKLGSCKLIEEVMIGEDKLIHFSGVALGEACTIVLRGATQQILDEAERSLHDALCVLAQTVKDSRTVYGGGCSEMLMAHAVTQLASRTPGKEAVAMESYAKALRMLPTIIADNAGYDSADLVAQLRAAHSEGNTTAGLDMKEGTIGDMAMLGITESFQVKRQVLLSAAEAAEVILRVDNIIKAAPRKRVPDHLPC; this is encoded by the exons ATG gcGTCCCTTTCCCTTGCACCTGTTAATATCTTCAAGGCTGGAGCTGATGAAGAGAGAGCAGAGACAGCTCGTCTG TCTTCTTTTGTTGGTGCCATTGCTATTGGAGACTTGGTAAAGAGCACGTTGGGACCCAAGGGCATG GACAAAATTCTGTTAAGCAGTGGACGAGATGCTTCTCTTATGGTAACCAATGATGGtgcaactattttaaaaaacattggtGTGGACAATCCAGCTGCTAAAGTTTTAGTTG ataTGTCAAGGGTTCAAGACGATGAAGTTGGTGATGGCACTACCTCTGTTACTGTTTTAGCAGCAGAATTACTAAGG GAAGCAGAATCTTTAATTGCAAAAAAGATTCATCCACAGACCATTATTGCGGGTTGGAGAGAAGCCACAAAGGCGGCAAGACAGGCTCTGTTGAATTCTGCAGTCGATCATGG ttcTGACGAAGTTAAATTCCGTCAAGATTTAATGAACATTGCTGGAACAACATTATCCTCAAAACTTCTTACTCATCACAAAGACCACTTTACGAAGTTAGCTGTGGAAGCCGTTCTCAGACTGAAAGGCTCTGGTAATCTGGAGGCAATTCATGTCATCAAGAAGCTAGGAGGAAGTATGGTAGATTCCTATTTAGATGAAG GCTTTCTGTTGGATAAAAAAATTGGAGTAAATCAACCAAAGCGAATTGAAAATGCTAAAATTCTTATTGCAAATACTGGTATGGATACAGACAAAATTAAG ATATTTGGTTCCCGGGTAAGAGTTGATTCTACAGCAAAAGTTGCCGAAATAGAAcatgcagaaaaggaaaaaatgaaggagaaagttGAACGTATTCTTAAGCATGGGATAAATTGCTTTATTAACAG gcaattaatttataattatccTGAACAGCTCTTTGGTGCTGCTGGTGTTATGGCTATTGAGCATGCAGATTTTGCAGGTGTGGAACGCCTCGCTCTTGTCACAG GTGGTGAAATTGCATCTACCTTTGACCACCCAGAACTAGTGAAGCTTGGAAGTTGCAAACTTATTGAGGAAGTCATGATTGGAGAAGacaaactgattcacttttctgggGTAGCCCTTG gtGAGGCTTGCACCATTGTTCTGCGTGGTGCCACTCAACAAATTTTAGATGAAGCAGAAAGATCTCTGCATGATGCTCTTTGTGTTCTTGCCCAAACTGTGAAAGATTCTAGAACAGTTTATGGAGGAG GCTGTTCTGAGATGCTGATGGCTCATGCTGTGACACAGCTTGCAAGTAGAACACCAGGCAAAGAAGCCGTTGCAATGGAGTCTTATGCTAAAGCACTGAGAATG TTGCCAACTATCATAGCTGACAATGCAGGCTATGACAGTGCAGATCTGGTGGCACAGCTTCGAGCAGCCCATAGTGAAGGCAATACAACTGCTGGACTGG ATATGAAGGAAGGTACCATTGGAGATATGGCAATGCTGGGTATAACAGAAAGTTTCCAAGTGAAGCGACAAGTTCTTTTAAGTGCAGCTGAAGCAGCAGAGGTGATTCTACGTGTGGACAACATCATCAAGGCAGCACCAAG GAAACGTGTCCCTGATCACCTCCCCTGTTAA
- the LRRC10 gene encoding leucine-rich repeat-containing protein 10: protein MGNTIRALAAFVPADRCQNYMVRDLQEMPLDKTVDLSGNMLRCFPVHVCSFQQLAKLYLSDNRLNSLPPELGQLQNLQILALDFNNFKALPQVVCTLKQLCILYLGNNKLCDLPGELSLLQNLQTLWVEANYLTQLPDVVCELSLLKTLHAGSNALRLLPGRLRRLRELRTIWLSGNLLTDFPPVLLHMPSLEVIDVDWNSIRYFPSLAHLSSLKLVIYDHNPCRNAPKVAKGVRRVGRWAEETPEPDPRKARRYALARQESQEAQVPALPPLLPPSNS, encoded by the coding sequence ATGGGGAACACCATCAGGGCCCTCGCGGCCTTCGTCCCGGCTGACCGCTGCCAGAACTACATGGTCAGAGACCTCCAGGAGATGCCGCTGGACAAGACAGTGGACCTGAGCGGGAACATGCTCCGTTGCTTCCCCGTGCACGTGTGCTCCTTCCAGCAGCTGGCCAAGCTCTACCTGAGTGACAATCGCCTCAACAGCCTGCCTCCGGAGCTGGGGCAGCTGCAAAATCTGCAGATCCTGGCTCTGGATTTCAACAACTTCAAGGCTCTGCCCCAGGTAGTATGTACCTTGAAACAGCTCTGCATCCTCTACCTGGGCAACAACAAACTCTGCGACCTCCCCGGTGAGCTGAGCCTGCTCCAGAATCTCCAGACCCTGTGGGTCGAGGCCAATTACCTCACCCAGCTGCCAGATGTGGTGTGTGAGCTCAGTCTCCTTAAGACTCTGCATGCTGGCTCCAACGCCCTGCGTCTGCTGCCAGGCCGGCTCCGGCGCCTCCGGGAGCTGAGGACCATCTGGCTCTCAGGCAACCTGCTGACAGACTTCCCCCCTGTGCTGCTTCACATGCCTTCCCTGGAGGTGATCGATGTGGACTGGAACAGCATCCGCTACTTCCCCAGCCTGGCCCACCTGTCAAGCCTGAAGCTGGTCATCTATGACCACAATCCTTGCAGGAATGCGCCCAAGGTGGCCAAAGGGGTGCGTCGCGTGGGAAGATGGGCGGAGGAGACCCCAGAGCCTGACCCCAGAAAAGCCAGGCGCTACGCACTGGCCAGGCAGGAAAGCCAGGAGGCACAAGTGCCTGCCCTGCCTCCTCTACTTCCGCCTAGCAACTCCTGA